A window of the Flavobacterium sangjuense genome harbors these coding sequences:
- the secA gene encoding preprotein translocase subunit SecA, with translation MSFINSIIKAFVGDKSQKDVKATQPYITKIKALEPVLASLSHDELRAKTAEFKEKIKQARAKQDAEIEAKKLEAENTADIDLREDIYNAIDALEKEAYEISEKVLKEILPEAFAVIKETARRFKENTTITVTSTEKDRELSATKPYITLVGDKTNWANQWNAAGKEITWDMVHYDVQLIGGIVLHEGKISEMQTGEGKTLVATLPLYLNALTGNGVHLVTVNDYLAKRDSTWKAPLFEFHGLTVDCIDNHSPNSDARRKAYEADITYGTNNEFGFDYLRDNMAHSPEDLVQRKHNYAIVDEVDSVLIDDARTPLIISGPVPDGDRHEFNELKPKIENLYNLQRQLANGFLTEAKRFFKEGNMKDAGFQLLRAYRSLPKNKALIKFLSEEGVKALLQKTENEYMADNNRKMPEVDEAMYFVIEEKNNQVELTDNGIKFLSKDTDESFFILPDIGTEIANIEKQNLDKDKEAEAKEKLFQDFGIKSERIHTLTQLLKAYTLFEKDVEYVIMDNKILIVDEQTGRIMDGRRYSDGLHQAIEAKEQVTIEAATQTFATITLQNYFRMYSKLAGMTGTAVTEAGELWEIYKLDVVEIPTNRGMARIDKEDLIYRSVREKFNAVIEEVTQLSQAGRPVLIGTTSVEISELLSRMLKIRGVNHNVLNAKMHKQEAQIVEEAGKPGVVTIATNMAGRGTDIKLTPEVKAAGGLAIIGTERHDSRRVDRQLRGRAGRQGDPGSSQFYVSLEDDLMRKFGSDRVAKIMDRMGLKEGEVIQHSMMTKSIERAQKKVEENNFGTRKRLLEYDDVMNAQREVVYKRRRHALFGERLKLDIANMMYDTCELIVSENKGRNDFKNFEFELIRYFSITSPVSAAEFEKLSEMEITGKVYKAGLAYYTEKTERSAREALPIITDVYKKEGNTFERIIVPFSDGIKTLNVVTDLKKAYDTQGAQLVADFEKNITLAIVDEAWKKHLRKMDELKQSVQLAVHEQKDPLLIYKLEAFNLFRTMLDGVNKEVISFLFKGDLPQQNQSIQEARQVREKQNYTESKDEIQSSESANREASQMQQRPQVTETIVRETPKINRNDTVTIKHVMSGKTETMKFKKAESMIASGEWVLVH, from the coding sequence ATGAGTTTCATAAATAGCATTATCAAAGCTTTTGTAGGCGACAAATCTCAAAAAGATGTCAAAGCTACACAACCTTACATAACCAAAATAAAAGCTTTAGAACCTGTATTAGCATCACTTTCCCATGATGAATTAAGAGCTAAAACAGCGGAGTTTAAAGAAAAAATAAAACAAGCCCGAGCAAAACAAGATGCCGAAATTGAAGCCAAAAAACTAGAGGCTGAAAATACCGCTGATATTGATTTAAGAGAAGATATCTACAACGCTATCGATGCTCTAGAAAAAGAAGCTTACGAAATTTCAGAAAAAGTATTGAAAGAAATCCTTCCTGAAGCTTTTGCCGTAATCAAAGAAACGGCACGTCGCTTCAAAGAAAATACTACCATTACGGTTACTTCAACCGAAAAAGACAGAGAACTTTCAGCAACAAAACCCTATATAACTTTAGTTGGTGACAAAACCAATTGGGCAAACCAATGGAATGCTGCCGGAAAAGAAATTACCTGGGACATGGTTCACTACGACGTTCAGTTGATTGGTGGTATCGTATTGCACGAAGGTAAAATTTCGGAAATGCAAACGGGTGAAGGAAAAACTTTGGTAGCGACACTTCCACTCTATTTAAATGCGTTGACAGGAAATGGCGTTCACCTAGTAACCGTGAATGATTACTTAGCGAAACGTGACAGCACCTGGAAAGCACCATTGTTTGAATTCCACGGATTGACTGTTGATTGTATTGACAATCATTCGCCAAACTCTGATGCGCGTAGAAAAGCTTACGAAGCAGATATTACTTATGGTACCAATAACGAATTTGGTTTCGACTACTTACGTGATAATATGGCGCATTCGCCGGAAGATTTGGTGCAAAGAAAACACAACTATGCGATTGTCGATGAGGTGGATTCGGTATTGATTGATGATGCCAGAACGCCATTGATTATTTCCGGACCGGTGCCGGATGGTGATCGTCATGAGTTCAACGAATTAAAACCAAAAATTGAAAACCTTTACAATTTACAACGTCAGTTAGCGAATGGATTTTTAACCGAAGCCAAACGTTTCTTTAAAGAAGGAAACATGAAAGATGCCGGTTTCCAATTGTTGAGAGCATACAGATCTTTGCCAAAAAACAAAGCGCTTATCAAATTCTTAAGTGAAGAAGGTGTAAAAGCATTACTTCAAAAAACAGAAAACGAATACATGGCAGACAACAACCGTAAAATGCCGGAAGTTGATGAAGCGATGTATTTTGTAATCGAAGAGAAAAACAATCAGGTAGAATTGACGGATAACGGAATCAAATTCCTTTCAAAAGATACTGACGAATCATTCTTCATTTTACCCGATATTGGAACTGAAATTGCCAACATCGAAAAACAAAATCTTGATAAAGACAAAGAAGCTGAAGCCAAAGAAAAGTTATTCCAGGATTTCGGAATAAAATCAGAAAGAATTCACACACTTACACAGTTGCTAAAAGCCTACACGCTGTTTGAAAAAGATGTAGAATATGTTATCATGGATAACAAAATTTTGATTGTTGATGAACAAACTGGTCGTATCATGGATGGTCGTCGTTATTCTGATGGATTGCACCAAGCCATTGAAGCCAAAGAGCAGGTTACGATTGAAGCGGCAACACAGACATTTGCTACGATTACACTACAGAATTATTTCCGTATGTACAGCAAATTGGCCGGAATGACAGGAACAGCGGTAACAGAAGCTGGTGAGCTTTGGGAAATCTATAAATTAGATGTAGTTGAAATTCCAACTAACCGTGGAATGGCGAGAATTGATAAAGAAGATTTGATTTACCGTTCGGTTCGTGAAAAATTCAATGCTGTTATTGAAGAAGTAACCCAATTATCACAAGCCGGAAGACCTGTATTAATTGGAACAACATCGGTTGAGATTTCAGAATTATTAAGCCGAATGTTAAAAATACGTGGTGTAAATCACAATGTACTGAATGCAAAAATGCACAAACAGGAAGCACAGATTGTTGAAGAAGCCGGAAAACCTGGTGTAGTAACAATCGCAACCAATATGGCTGGTCGTGGAACCGATATCAAGCTTACTCCGGAAGTAAAAGCTGCTGGTGGTTTAGCAATTATTGGTACCGAACGTCATGATTCGCGTCGTGTTGACCGTCAGTTACGTGGTCGTGCCGGTCGTCAGGGTGACCCGGGAAGTTCACAGTTTTATGTGTCTTTGGAAGATGATTTGATGCGTAAATTCGGTTCAGACAGGGTTGCTAAAATCATGGACAGAATGGGATTGAAAGAAGGTGAAGTGATTCAGCATTCGATGATGACCAAGTCTATTGAACGTGCACAGAAAAAAGTGGAAGAAAACAACTTCGGAACACGTAAGCGTTTGCTTGAATATGATGATGTAATGAATGCACAACGTGAAGTAGTATACAAACGTCGCCGTCACGCCTTGTTTGGTGAGCGTTTGAAACTGGATATTGCCAATATGATGTATGACACTTGCGAATTAATCGTAAGCGAAAACAAAGGCAGAAACGATTTCAAAAATTTTGAATTTGAGTTGATTCGTTATTTCTCTATAACTTCTCCGGTTTCAGCTGCCGAATTCGAGAAATTATCAGAAATGGAAATCACAGGAAAAGTATATAAAGCCGGTTTGGCCTATTATACTGAGAAAACGGAAAGAAGTGCACGTGAAGCATTGCCAATTATCACTGATGTTTACAAAAAAGAAGGAAACACTTTCGAGCGCATCATCGTTCCGTTCTCTGACGGAATCAAAACCTTGAATGTCGTTACCGATTTGAAAAAAGCTTACGATACACAAGGAGCACAATTAGTAGCTGACTTCGAAAAAAATATCACATTAGCGATTGTAGATGAAGCCTGGAAAAAGCATTTACGAAAAATGGACGAATTGAAACAATCGGTACAATTAGCGGTTCATGAGCAAAAAGATCCATTGCTAATCTATAAATTAGAAGCGTTCAACCTGTTCAGAACTATGCTTGACGGTGTGAATAAAGAAGTGATTTCGTTCTTGTTTAAAGGTGATTTACCACAGCAAAACCAAAGCATTCAGGAAGCTCGTCAGGTTCGTGAAAAACAAAATTACACCGAAAGTAAAGACGAAATTCAATCCAGCGAAAGTGCGAATCGTGAAGCAAGTCAAATGCAACAACGACCACAAGTAACTGAAACTATAGTTCGCGAAACTCCAAAAATTAACCGTAACGACACTGTTACAATCAAACATGTGATGAGCGGAAAAACCGAAACCATGAAATTCAAAAAAGCCGAAAGCATGATTGCATCTGGTGAATGGGTTTTGGTTCACTAG
- a CDS encoding cob(I)yrinic acid a,c-diamide adenosyltransferase — protein sequence MKVYTKTGDTGTTALFGGTRVPKHHIRIESYGTVDELNSHIGLIRDQEINQLYKNVLIEVQDRLFTVGAILATPPEKETLKNGQPRLQNLGIVESDIEFLEKEIDTMEEALPQMTHFVLPGGHTTVSYCHIARCVCRRAERLATHLHELEPTDELVIKYLNRLSDYLFVLARKLSKDLNADEVQWIPRK from the coding sequence ATGAAAGTCTACACCAAAACCGGAGATACAGGAACTACAGCGCTTTTTGGCGGAACTCGTGTCCCAAAACATCATATCCGAATAGAAAGTTACGGAACTGTTGATGAACTCAACTCTCACATTGGTTTAATCCGTGATCAGGAAATCAATCAGCTATACAAAAATGTGCTGATTGAAGTCCAGGACCGTTTGTTTACCGTTGGCGCAATTCTAGCAACTCCACCGGAAAAAGAAACCCTGAAAAACGGTCAACCCCGATTACAAAATTTGGGAATTGTAGAAAGTGATATCGAATTTCTCGAAAAGGAAATAGATACAATGGAAGAGGCTTTACCACAAATGACACACTTTGTGCTGCCTGGCGGACATACTACTGTGTCATATTGTCACATTGCGCGCTGTGTGTGCCGTAGAGCCGAGCGTTTAGCCACACATTTACACGAATTAGAACCAACAGATGAACTTGTAATAAAGTACTTAAACCGACTTTCTGACTACCTTTTTGTCTTGGCACGGAAGTTGTCCAAAGACCTGAACGCGGATGAAGTACAATGGATTCCGAGGAAATAG
- a CDS encoding DUF2795 domain-containing protein: protein MYWTLELASYLSDAPWPATKDELIDYAIRTGSPLEVVENLQSIEDEGEIYESMEEIWPDYPTDEDYLWNEDEY from the coding sequence ATGTATTGGACATTAGAATTAGCATCGTATTTAAGTGATGCACCTTGGCCAGCAACCAAAGACGAACTTATAGATTACGCAATCAGAACCGGTTCGCCTCTTGAAGTAGTTGAGAATTTACAATCTATAGAAGACGAAGGTGAAATCTACGAATCTATGGAAGAGATTTGGCCAGATTATCCAACCGACGAAGATTACCTTTGGAATGAGGATGAATATTAA